The Candidatus Zixiibacteriota bacterium region CCAAGGCAATTCTACTGACAATGTTTCTGTCATAACCACCGCCTGCTTGCCAAAACCTATACGGCGTGGACTTTTCTGTGGTCGAGAACTGCGCCAACTTTTCTGATCCCGATTTTCTGGCTTGATCCATCACGCGTCGTGACACTGGCTGCTTGATACCCTGAAGAATCCTGGCAATGTCATATGTGGCATAAGTTGGATAGATTATTAGATGGACATGAGTCGGCATGAACACATAAGCCCAGAGCATAAGAGAATGTCTTTGTTTGCTCAGCGAAATTGCTTCAGCCAAGTATTGGCAGTATTGGTGATTGGACAGATACTGACGGTTTTGGTAACATGAAAACGTCAGTTCGTGAGCGTGACCCGGAGTGTTGAAACGCTTTCGTCTACCCATTCTTCACACAATATCAACTTTACTCCCGCCCCAAGCAAGGCTTGAGACGGCCACCCACTAAAACCGACTTCGCTCCTGGGTAGCACCCTCAAAGCTTCTTTGGGGGTGGTGATAAATCGCTTTCTAGTTTGTAACCTCGGGCAGGTTCTTGACCTTTGAGCGCGTAGCGCATATAGCAGGCTTGCCTGCCCGCCCCAAACAAGGCTTGAGACGGCCACCCACTAAAACCGACTTCGCTCCTGGGTGGCACCCTCAAAGCTTCTTTGGGGGTGGTGATAAATCGCTTTCTAGTTTGTAACCTCGGGCAGGTTCTTGACCTTTGAGCGCGTAGCGCATATAGCAGGCTTGCCTGCCCGCCCCAAACAAGGCTTGAGACGGCCACCCGATGTAACATGCCTGAATATATCGCTATCCTCATGTTACTCACAACGAAAAAGCCACCGCGTGGTTTTTGGTGGACCATGCCCGGCAAGCATGGTATCTTGTCGGTCAAGGAAAACTATGCACGAACAAATGTTATTAGGCCTGGCCGGTATTGTCGCACTGGGCATTGGCGCCCAATGGCTGGCCTGGCGGCTGAAATTACCGGCTATCCTGCTCTTGTTGGTTTTCGGGATATTCGCCGGTCCGGTTAGCGGCTTGCTGAATCCCGACGGACTTTTTGGTGAGCTTCTGTTTCCTCTTGTTTCTGTTTCGGTGGCGGTGATTCTTTTCGAGGGCGGCCTCAATCTTCGCTTTCGTGAACTGCGCGGTGTGGGCGGCGTGGTAGTGCGCCTGGCCACTTTGGGTGTGCTGATCACGTGGGTGTTGACATCGGCGGTGGCCTGGTTGCTTCTTTCGATGTCGCTGTCGACAGCTCTTTTGTTGGGCGCGGTGCTGGTGGTCAGCGGTCCGACCGTAATCATGCCGTTGTTGCGCCAGATACGACCGGCCGGGCAGGTAGGTTCGATAGTTAAGTGGGAAGGTATCATCAATGACCCGCTGGGTGCTATCCTGGCTGTAATCATATTCGAATTGATTCTGGCCGGTGGATCGCAGGCGGGTACCTCACAGGCCATTCTGTCTATGGCCGCAGCTCTCTTGTATGGAAGCGTTATCGGTTTGGCCGGAGCCGCAATCATGATGTTGCTTCTCAGGAAATACCTGATCCCGGATTTCCTGCAAAACCCGGCCGCCCTAATGGTGGTGGTCCTTTGTTATGCCGCCGCCGACATGCTCCAAAGCGAGGCCGGACTGTTGGCTGTGACCGTCATGGGGTTGGTATTGGCCAATCAAAAGTATGTTTCGGTTAAGCATATCACCGAGTTCAAAGAAGACCTTCGGGTCATCCTGATCTCCAGCCTGTTCATTATTCTGGCCGCCCGGTTGCCGATTGCCGATGGTCAAATGGGCAGTATTCAGGGATGGATCTTCGTGCTTGTTTTGGTATTGTTAGTGCGCCCGCTGTCGGTACTGGTGTCAACAGTCAAATCATCGCTCAAACGGACCGATCGGATATTCCTGGGCTGGATGGCGCCGCGTGGAATTGTCGCTGCCGCCATTGCTTCGGTCTTTGCTATCCGCCTGGCCGAGCAGGGTGTCCAGGGCAGCGAACAACTGGTCCCGGTGACTTTTCAGGTGATAATCGGCACGGTTGCCATCTACGGCCTGACAGCCCTGCCGCTGGCTCGTCGGCTGAAGGTTGCCGAGCCGAATCCACAGGGAGTGCTTCTGGTGGGCGCCCACAGTTGGGCCAGGGAGATAGCCCAAAAACTGACCGAGGAGAACTACAAAGTAGCACTGATAGACACCAACTGGAACCATGTGACCCAGGCTCGAAGTATGGGCCTGACGGCGCACCTGGGGAACGTTCTCGCGGAAAAAACGTTGCATGAGATGCAACTTAACGGCATCGGCAAGCTACTGGCACTAACACCTAACGACAATGTCAACTCGCTGGCCGCTTTGCACTTTGTCCATCTGTTCTCACGCGCCGGTGTCTACCAGTTGGCGCCGAGCCCGACAGGCATCGATGATGCTCGCTCGGCGGATTTGCGCGGCCGATATTTGTTCGCGGCCGATGCTGACCACGCCACGATCAGTAAACGCTTCGCCAAAGGAGCTGTGATCAAAAAACACTCTATTACTGAGGAGTTCAACCTGGACGGTTTGCACGATCTCTATGGCGAGAATGCGCTACCGTTGTTTACGATGAGTGAATCGGGCGCTCTCAATGTCTGTGTGTCAGGCGATGTACCGTCGGTAAGTGTCGGCGATCACCTGATTAGTCTGGTAACACCGAACAAGGATCAGGGATGACAGGTTATCCGCTGAGGACTTGGGCGGTATCTTTTGAGGTCTATTACTTGACAGCGGCTGCCTAATACACTTGATTTAGAGTACTGCGATTGAATTAAGTTGCTTCACCCGGATCGACCGGCGAGCAGAATACGACTTTCTGGTGAACACCGTCCTCACCAGGTTGTTGCGCCCGCATGGAGTTAGATCTTCGGCACAGGATGCCGAGTGGAGTTTCGGCCGGACGGCAAATGGAAAAGGGAACCTGGAACAATGTATATAATCGAAAAAACGGAATATGGCTACCACATGACCTTTGGTGGTAAGATACTCGAAGACGAGATGGCTGCCTGGGTCGAGGAGTCAGTACAGGTGTTAGCCGAACAGCGGGGCAAATTCTCGGTGTTCGTGGATATGCGCACGCTCGAACCGATTGCCTCGGAGTCCCAGGTGCAGATGCAGAAGGGACAACGGATGTACAAGCAGAAGGGGATGGAACGGTCGGTGGTTATTCTCGAAAGCGCGACTCTCACGCGCCAATTCCAACGCATCGCCAAACAGACCGGTATCCTGCTATGGGAACGGTACATCGATGCATCTCTGGTCAAAGACTGGGAGAAGGTGGCCCTGGACTGGATCAAGAACGGGGTCGAGCCGCAGGAGGCGTGAGGGCTATATCCCTTATCTGCCCAATGCCCATGCCTCGACTGTGCTCACCCTTCGACTCCGCTCAGAATGACATGGGCCCGACGCACGACCATGTACACCGCGCACAAGCCCCTCCCTAAATCAACGCCCCTTCCTCCCAGCCCAGCTTAATCAGTTCGATTTTTGACGGGTCGGCATTACCCAGTTTATACCGCGTGTCGGCAAAGGCAATGTGATGGGCGGCCGGTTTGATCGGTTTGTCCTGATTGAAATGCTCTTTGCGCTTGGCGTTAAACAGACGCAGGCCGACACTGTCTACAGCCACCGGATCGGTACCGACAGCCAGCCCGCCATAGGTCCACACATAAGTAGTATCAAAGTGATGCGGGCCGACACCATGAAAGAGCGGTGTCAACAGCACCAACACATTCAGCCGTGTCTTTCCCTTAACAGCCGGCAGATCCCACAAAGTAGCCAGCGGCGCGCATGAGTTATCGTGATAGTTGGGCGGATTGGGATCGAACATGATGTAGTTCTTGATCAAACTACCCACCCCGGACCAGGCGTGGGTGCGCATCGGGCGGGCATTGATCAATGCTGTCGCTTTCTTAAAGAGAGGATTATTCAGCACACCACGATCATCGATACCGATTCTTTCCTCGGGCACACCCGCATCCATAACGCGCCGCTTGATAGCCTGCTCAACCTGGGTGGTGGTGGGCAAAGGTTCCCATACGTTGGTTTTGATCCCAACGTTGTCATGCGGTTTGATCATTGACTTGAAACAGGCCACCGGATCGTCTTTGTCGAAAAGCTTCATCACCGCCTGGTCGAGCATCGTCTGAATGACCTCACCGTTGATCTTCCCTTTGGCATCGACCGCGGCCGCATCACGTATCAAAACGACCCGCGACTTGTCAGGTTCGGTGATAATCTCCTCTGCCACGGCCGGCAGACCAAGGGCCACGCCAACGGCGGCGCCTGAGACTCCTTTTACAAAATCTCGTCGGGTAATCCGATGGGTTTTCTTATTCATGGTCGTCCTCTCCAAGCATCCCGGCTTTTTTCAGATTCGCCTTCATATTTCCTATGAGTTCCAGCGCTGTTTCACTGTCGACGGCATCAAAACAGATTGTGAGATAATTGTCAGCTTGTGTTGAGGCAACCCACTTATCGGTTTCGATCATAACGGCGTCACCGTTCGCAGTTTCAGGCACATAGTTGTCTATAAAACTTTGGCGTGCCGCCTTCGCGTCGCTTGTTGTTGGGTACTCGATGCACAACAAGTGCGTCGTACCCGGTTCATACGAGGCCAGCACGGCGTTGGTATGTTCGGTCAAATTGAGAATATTCTGCTCGGCCAGAAAATAATGATAGTTCAGCGATGGATGGATGTGAAAAAACCGTTCGGTGAACCTGATGAGGTTGTTTGCAGGCAGAAGCGATATCAGAGCTGGAATTGTCCCAGCGGGCGGTAGCCTTTCGGCCATTGCTCGGGCCAACGAGTCAATCGCGGTTTTCACATCATCGGATGATTTATAGGCAACGACGCAAACGTAATACCTGTCCTGCCAAAAACAGAGCACACTGCCGCGCCGTTCAAAGGCTGAACCTATGCCCGGCTCCTCCGACTCACGTGTATAGCTGAACACACCAAATGCATCGTCGGACGACCCCATATCGAAGATTTCAACCGTAATCTCCGGCGCGTCCGGTTTCGTGTAGCGATGCACGGTTACTTCTTGAAAGGCATACGAACGATAGACCTCGCCGGCGCCGTTGATATAATCAAAGATCGATTCACGGTCGTAGGTTTCAACGCTGTCGGCGGCTCGCCAGCCCATGATTTCATTGGGGGGTGCTATTGCCGAGGTCATGTCTTCTCCCGGTTCGGAGCAGACAGACAGCAGCGTTGCCGATACTGCGGCCAGTGATAGTACAATCGCCTTGAATCGAGTCCTGCCATACATCGTTCCCATCATCCTACTTCTAAACTCGGCATTTCATCGCTCAGTCCTCTTCGTACTGCCGCTTGATTCGACCCAGCACATCGGGATCGGCCAGCGTGGTGGTATCTCCGAGGATTTTGCCGGTGGCAATATCGCGCAACAGACGGCGCATGATTTTTCCGGAACGTGTCTTGGGCAACTCAGGAGCGTAGATTATCCGCTCCGGACGAGCGATAGCACCGATCTTGCGAGCGACAAACTCCTTCAGTCGCGCCACCGTTTTGTCGTCGAACTCAAGCGAACCGGCCAGCGTCACGAAAGCTACCAGACACTCCCCTTTCAAGTCGTGTGGCACACCGACCACGGCTGCCTCGACCACGGTGTCATGCTCAACCAAAGCCGATTCGACTTCCATAGTCGAGATGCGATGTCCGGCTGTGTTGATAACATCGTCGACTCGACCCAGAATCCAGAAGTACTTTCCTTTATCGATCTTGGCGCCGTCACCGGGAAAATAAACGCCCGGCCATTTTGACCAGTAGGTCTCGACAAATCGCTCACGGTCGCCCCAAATACCGCGCAGCATGCCCGGCCATGGTTTGGTGATGGCCAGATATCCGCCACCATGTTTGACTTCCTTGCCCTGTTCATCGAGGATCTTTGCTTCGATACCGGGGAAAGTATGTGTCGCCGAACCCGGCTTGGTGGTCGTTACGCCGGGTAGCGGTGTGATCAGGA contains the following coding sequences:
- a CDS encoding cation:proton antiporter; the encoded protein is MHEQMLLGLAGIVALGIGAQWLAWRLKLPAILLLLVFGIFAGPVSGLLNPDGLFGELLFPLVSVSVAVILFEGGLNLRFRELRGVGGVVVRLATLGVLITWVLTSAVAWLLLSMSLSTALLLGAVLVVSGPTVIMPLLRQIRPAGQVGSIVKWEGIINDPLGAILAVIIFELILAGGSQAGTSQAILSMAAALLYGSVIGLAGAAIMMLLLRKYLIPDFLQNPAALMVVVLCYAAADMLQSEAGLLAVTVMGLVLANQKYVSVKHITEFKEDLRVILISSLFIILAARLPIADGQMGSIQGWIFVLVLVLLVRPLSVLVSTVKSSLKRTDRIFLGWMAPRGIVAAAIASVFAIRLAEQGVQGSEQLVPVTFQVIIGTVAIYGLTALPLARRLKVAEPNPQGVLLVGAHSWAREIAQKLTEENYKVALIDTNWNHVTQARSMGLTAHLGNVLAEKTLHEMQLNGIGKLLALTPNDNVNSLAALHFVHLFSRAGVYQLAPSPTGIDDARSADLRGRYLFAADADHATISKRFAKGAVIKKHSITEEFNLDGLHDLYGENALPLFTMSESGALNVCVSGDVPSVSVGDHLISLVTPNKDQG
- a CDS encoding twin-arginine translocation signal domain-containing protein, which produces MNKKTHRITRRDFVKGVSGAAVGVALGLPAVAEEIITEPDKSRVVLIRDAAAVDAKGKINGEVIQTMLDQAVMKLFDKDDPVACFKSMIKPHDNVGIKTNVWEPLPTTTQVEQAIKRRVMDAGVPEERIGIDDRGVLNNPLFKKATALINARPMRTHAWSGVGSLIKNYIMFDPNPPNYHDNSCAPLATLWDLPAVKGKTRLNVLVLLTPLFHGVGPHHFDTTYVWTYGGLAVGTDPVAVDSVGLRLFNAKRKEHFNQDKPIKPAAHHIAFADTRYKLGNADPSKIELIKLGWEEGALI